One stretch of Mangifera indica cultivar Alphonso chromosome 9, CATAS_Mindica_2.1, whole genome shotgun sequence DNA includes these proteins:
- the LOC123226005 gene encoding serine/threonine-protein phosphatase PP1 isozyme 2 — protein MAQGSMDPAVLDDIINRLLDVKNGRQGKQVQLSEAEIRQLCVVSREIFLQQPNLLELAAPIKICGDIHGQYSDLLRLFEYGGFPPNANYLFLGDYVDRGKQSLETICLLLAYKIKYPENFFLLRGNHECASINRIYGFYDECKRRFNVRIWKVFTDCFNCLPVAALIDDKILCMHGGLSPDLTNLDQIKMLTRPTDVPDSGLLCDLLWSDPGRDVKGWGMNDRGVSYTFGPDAVAEFLMKNDMDLVCRAHQVVEDGYEFFADRQLVTIFSAPNYCGEFDNAGAMMSVDESLMCSFQILKPTDKRPRFS, from the exons atggcaCAAGGAAGCATGGACCCTGCTGTTTTGGACGATATCATAAACCGTTTATTGGATGTCAAGAACGGTAGACAAGGCAAACAAGTTCAACTCAGCGAGGCCGAGATCCGCCAACTCTGTGTGGTCTCCAGGGAAATCTTCCTTCAACAACCTAATCTTCTCGAACTCGCTGCACCCATCAAGATCTGCG GAGATATTCATGGGCAGTATTCAGATCTTTTGAGACTTTTTGAATATGGGGGCTTCCCTCCTAATGCTAATTATTTATTCCTTGGGGACTATGTAGACCGTGGCAAGCAGAGTTTGGAAACAATTTGCCTTTTGCTTgcatataaaatcaaatacccCGAGAACTTCTTTCTTTTAAGAGGAAATCATGAATGTGCCTCTATCAACCGGATTTATGGATTTTATGATGAATGCAAACGCCGATTTAATGTTAGAATATGGAAAGTATTTACTGATTGTTTTAACTGCCTTCCTGTAGCTGCTCTAATCGATGACAAGATATtgtgcatgcatggtggcctttCCCCTGATTTAacaaatttggatcaaattaagATGTTGACCCGTCCAACTGATGTTCCAGATTCTGGTTTACTTTGTGATTTACTTTGGTCAGATCCTGGACGAGATGTCAAGGGCTGGGGAATGAATGACCGGGGAGTCTCATACACTTTTGGGCCGGATGCGGTGGCAGAATTTTTGATGAAGAATGATATGGACCTGGTCTGTCGTGCACATCAG GTTGTTGAGGATGGGTATGAGTTCTTCGCTGATAGACAGCTTGTCACAATATTTTCTGCTCCCAATTATTGTGGTGAATTTGATAATGCTGGTGCAATGATGAGTGTTGATGAAAGCTTAATGTGCTCTTTCCAAATCCTTAAGCCTACAGATAAAAGGCCTAGGTTCTCATGA